Proteins encoded within one genomic window of Camelina sativa cultivar DH55 chromosome 19, Cs, whole genome shotgun sequence:
- the LOC104767284 gene encoding polypyrimidine tract-binding protein homolog 1-like produces the protein MSSSGHTQFRYTQTPSKVVHLRNLPWECVEEELIDLCKRFGKIVNTKSNVGANRNQAFVEFADLNQAISMVSYYASSSEPAQIRGKTVYIQYSNRHEIVNNQSPGDVPGNVLLVTFEGVESHEVSIDVIHLVFSAFGFVHKIATFEKAAGFQALVQFSDVETASAARNALDSRSIPRYLLPEHVGSCNLRMSYSAHTDLNIKFQSHRSRDYTNPYLPVNHTAMDGSTQPALGADGKKVESQSNVLLGLIENMQYAVTVDVLHTVFSAYGAVQKIAIFEKNGSTQALIQYSVVSCFYVAAIKETDVK, from the exons ATGTCGAGCTCAGGCCATACGCAGTTCCGCTATACGCAGACGCCGTCGAAGGTGGTGCATCTGCGGAATCTCCCATGGGAGTGCGTTGAAGAGGAGCTCATCGACCTTTGCAAACGATTCGGCAAGATCGTTAATACCAAGAGCAATGTCGGCGCCAATCGCAACCAAGCCTTCGTCGAATTT GCTGACTTGAACCAAGCTATATCAATGGTTTCGTATTATGCTTCATCTTCAGAGCCAGCTCAGATTCGAGGGAAAACTGTGTATATTCAGTACTCTAATCGCCATGAAATTGTAAACAATCAGAGTCCTGGAGATGTCCCTGGGAATGTCCTCTTGGTTACCTTTGAAGGAGTGGAATCTCACGAAGTGAGCATCGATGTTATCCATCTG GTATTTTCTGCTTTTGGATTTGTGCACAAAATTGCCACTTTCGAGAAAGCTGCTGGTTTCCAG GCACTAGTTCAATTTAGTGATGTGGAGACTGCATCCGCGGCAAGGAATGCGTTAGATAGCAGAAGTATACCCAG ATACTTGCTCCCGGAACATGTTGGTTCGTGCAATTTGCGAATGTCTTATTCAGCTCATACTGATCTCAACATCAAGTTTCAGTCCCACCGGAGCAG AGATTACACAAATCCATACCTTCCAGTGAATCACACGGCAATGGACGGGTCTACGCAG CCTGCGTTAGGTGCTGACGGCAAGAAAGTAGAATCTCAGAGCAACGTCCTTCTTGGTCTGATTGAGAACATGCAGTATGCTGTCACTGTGGATGTTCTTCACACG GTGTTTTCCGCGTATGGAGCTGTCCAGAAGATTGCTATATTTGAGAAGAATGGTTCAACGCAAGCCTTAATTCAGTACTCTG TTGTCAGTTGCTTCTACGTCGCTGCCATAAAAGAGACTGATGTAAAGTGA
- the LOC104763751 gene encoding protein ODORANT1-like encodes MGRSPCCDKAGLKKGPWTPEEDQKLLAYIEEHGHGSWRSLPEKAGLQRCGKSCRLRWTNYLRPDIKRGKFTVQEEQTIIQLHALLGNRWSAIATHLPKRTDNEIKNYWNTHLKKRLLKMGIDPVTHKHKNETLSSSTGQSKNAATLSHMAQWESARLEAEARLARESKLLHYQNNNLNKSAPQQHCFTHKTSTIWSTKPNEGTGDQQLESPTSTVTFSENLPLMIMPLGIPTDNRNRNNNNNNESSEIPARIEFAVSSSTSSDVSLVVKEHEHDWIRQINCPCPTEGIGEGFTSLLLGDPINRSLPTGKNEAPPSSSVAGAGESEFNYYEDNKNYWNSILNLVDSSPSDSQAMF; translated from the exons ATGGGTAGATCACCGTGTTGTGATAAGGCCGGGCTGAAGAAAGGGCCTTGGACACCAGAAGAGGATCAGAAACTTTTGGCTTATATTGAAGAACATGGCCATGGAAGCTGGCGTTCTTTGCCCGAGAAAGCCG GTCTGCAAAGGTGCGGAAAGAGTTGCAGACTCAGATGGACTAACTACCTAAGACCTGACATTAAGAGAGGCAAATTCACTGTACAAGAAGAACAAACCATCATCCAACTCCATGCTCTCCTCGGAAACAG GTGGTCAGCGATTGCAACTCACTTACCGAAAAGGACAGACAACGAGATCAAGAACTACTGGAACACACACCTGAAGAAACGTCTGCTTAAAATGGGGATCGATCCAGTGACTCACAAGCACAAAAACGAGACCCTTTCGTCTTCCACAGGTCAATCCAAGAACGCAGCCACGCTTAGCCATATGGCTCAATGGGAGAGTGCTAGGCTCGAAGCTGAAGCAAGACTAGCTAGAGAATCAAAGCTTCTCCATTACCAAAACAATAACCTTAACAAATCAGCTCCTCAACAACACTGCTTCACTCacaaaacatcaacaatttggtCAACAAAACCAAACGAAG GAACAGGAGATCAACAGCTTGAATCTCCGACATCGACGGTGACATTCTCAGAGAATCTTCCTCTGATGATCATGCCTTTAGGAATTCCAACGGAcaacagaaatagaaacaataataacaacaatGAATCATCTGAGATTCCGGCGAGGATTGAATTCGCCGTCTCTTCCTCAACCTCCTCCGATGTAAGTCTGGTGGTTAAAGAACACGAACACGACTGGATTAGGCAAATCAACTGTCCTTGTCCTACGGAAGGAATAGGAGAAGGATTCACGAGCCTTCTCCTCGGTGATCCAATCAATCGGAGTCTACCCACCGGAAAAAACGAGGCTCCTCCGTCCTCCTCCGTTGCCGGAGCCGGCGAGAGTGAGTTTAACTACTATGAAGATAACAAGAACTACTGGAATAGCATTCTCAACTTGGTTGATTCTTCACCGTCCGATTCTCAAGCCATGTTCTGA